One region of Quercus lobata isolate SW786 chromosome 2, ValleyOak3.0 Primary Assembly, whole genome shotgun sequence genomic DNA includes:
- the LOC115975471 gene encoding laccase-15-like gives MGLLSKLLWLACLNIFLFRMAESAVHYYDFVLREKNFTRLCSTKSMLVVNDSFPGPVIRVHKGDTVFVNVHNEGYYGVTIHWHGVKQPRNPWSDGPEYITQCPIEPGTNFTYEVIFSTEEGTLWWHAHSNWTRSSVHGAIVIYPKEGTTTPYPKPDGEEIFILGSWYVGNINALVLEDLKTGASAPESDSYVINGQPGDFLPCSQDSTHRWVVDFGKTYLVRVINAAMNADLFFAIAKHNITVVGVDGSYVKPIVNDFIVISPGQTMNLLLTANQSLGQYYAVARQYDTDQSFFNGFDDTNATAILMYSGNYTAPDVPLFPSNIPAYTDNNAAYKFIGRLRSLASKEYPVNVPLNITTRMLITISMNYLPCPNASCAGIDGNMIASSLSNMSFVNPTTDVLLAYYRNLSGIYTPDFPNWPESFFNFTADDLPLNTTIPTQGTRVKMLDYNEEVEITFQGTAVLKIPQNHPMHMHGYSFYVVGSGFGNFNNETDPKNFNLVDPPEVNSVEVPKDGWVTIRFKANNPGVWFWHCHFERHLDWGMNTVMIVKNGGTPETSIRPPPTYMPPCRPPPSLAWPKDFDDSHEVRNEYERK, from the exons CTGAAAGTGCCGTTCATTATTACGACTTTGTT CTAAGGGAGAAAAATTTTACGAGGCTGTGCAGCACAAAAAGCATGCTGGTTGTAAATGACAGTTTTCCAGGACCAGTAATCCGTGTTCATAAAGGAGATACTGTATTTGTTAATGTTCATAATGAAGGATATTATGGTGTCACAATTCAttg GCATGGAGTAAAACAACCAAGAAACCCATGGTCTGATGGTCCTGAGTATATCACACAATGTCCAATAGAACCAGGAACAAACTTCACATATGAAGTCATTTTTTCTACTGAGGAAGGAACTCTTTGGTGGCATGCTCATAGTAACTGGACACGATCAAGTGTCCATGGTGCCATAGTTATTTATCCCAAAGAAGGAACAACAACTCCATACCCGAAGCCTGATGGTGAAGAAATTTTCATACTAG GATCTTGGTATGTTGGAAACATTAACGCGTTGGTACTGGAGGACCTCAAAACTGGTGCATCCGCACCTGAATCAGATTCTTATGTGATCAATGGCCAACCGGGAGATTTCTTACCATGCTCCCAAG ATTCAACTCATCGTTGGGTGGTTGATTTTGGGAAGACATATCTTGTCCGAGTAATCAATGCTGCTATGAATGCTGACCTCTTCTTTGCAATTGCTAAACATAATATCACAGTTGTTGGAGTGGATGGTAGCTATGTAAAACCCATAGTCAACGATTTTATAGTGATAAGCCCGGGACAAACCATGAATCTCTTACTAACAGCAAATCAATCTTTGGGCCAGTACTACGCTGTCGCTAGACAATATGACACTGACCAGTCGTTTTTTAACGGGTTTGATGACACAAATGCTACAGCAATTCTTATGTATAGTGGCAACTATACTGCCCCAGATGTTCCACTCTTTCCTAGCAACATTCCTGCCTATACGGACAATAATGCCGCATATAAATTTATTGGTCGCCTACGGAGCTTAGCAAGCAAAGAATACCCAGTAAATGTCCCATTAAATATAACTACAAGAATGCTTATCACAATTTCTATGAACTATCTTCCCTGTCCAAATGCATCCTGTGCGGGTATAGATGGAAATATGATAGCAAGTAGCTTAAGCAACATGAGTTTTGTGAACCCCACTACTGATGTGTTGCTTGCCTATTATAG GAACTTGAGTGGCATTTATACCCCAGATTTTCCAAATTGGCCAGAATCTTTCTTTAACTTCACTGCGGACGATTTGCCATTAAACACTACAATACCAACTCAAGGGACCAGGGTTAAGATGTTAGACTACAATGAAGAGGTGGAGATAACTTTTCAAGGGACTGCGGTATTGAAAATACCACAAAATCATCCAATGCACATGCATGGGTATAGCTTTTATGTGGTTGGATCAggttttggaaattttaataATGAGACAGACCCCAAAAACTTTAACTTGGTCGATCCACCTGAAGTGAATTCTGTTGAAGTGCCAAAGGATGGATGGGTTACCATCAGATTCAAAGCAAATAATCCTG GTGTATGGTTTTGGCATTGTCATTTTGAACGACATCTTGATTGGGGCATGAACACTGTAATGATAGTGAAAAATGGTGGCACACCTGAGACAAGTATCCGCCCACCCCCAACTTATATGCCTCCATGTAGACCACCACCTTCCCTCGCTTGGCCTAAGGACTTCGATGATTCTCATGAAGTCAGGAACGagtatgaaagaaaataa
- the LOC115963791 gene encoding uncharacterized protein LOC115963791: MIASLEEATVDMLIDEDTRQWNPELVDGIFAPEESALIKKIPLARCETEDSLYWPLTQEDNYTSKSSYRFLKEEAEVRPLADSESQEKDLWKKIWALKVPNKVKNHMWRACRNSLPTKTNLVRRTIIANDTCDRCHGAAEVIHTLWECPEIDVVWTDATLWDFHFNSEFADFKHLCLKLHQAYSPGVIEALAVHSGITLALDIDFHKIVVESDSKAVMTVL; the protein is encoded by the exons ATGATTGCATCTTTGGAAGAAGCAACGGTTGATATGTTAATTGATGAAGACACAAGGCAGTGGAACCCGGAACTGGTTGATGGAATTTTTGCTCCGGAAGAATCTgcactaattaaaaaaatcccaCTGGCAAGGTGCGAAACCGAGGACTCACTGTACTGGCCACTGACACAGGAAGACAACTATACCAGCAAGTCGAGTTACAGGTTTCTGAAAGAGGAAGCAGAGGTACGACCCCTGGCAGATTCAGAGTCTCAGGAAAAAGATTTATGGAAGAAGATTTGGGCTCTTAAGGTTCCTAATAAGGTGAAAAATCATATGTGGAGAGCATGCCGAAACTCATTACCAACTAAAACCAACTTGGTTCGCAGGACCATCATTGCTAATGACACTTGTGATCGCTGTCATGGTGCTGCTGAGGTGATCCACACTTTGTGGGAATGCCCAGAAATTGATGTAGTGTGGACCGATGCGACTCTATGGGATTTTCATTTCAATTCGGAGTTCGCTGACTTCAAACACCTG TGCCTGAAGCTTCATCAAGCATATAGTCCTGGTGTTATTGAAGCTTTAGCTGTTCACAGTGGGATCACACTAGCATTGGACATTGATTTTCACAAAATTGTAGTGGAAAGCGACTCAAAGGCTGTTATGACGGTATTGTAG